Sequence from the Longimicrobiaceae bacterium genome:
GGCAGACCGGCCCTCGAGCAGCACCGGGTCGAGCGGGCTTCCGGGTACGGTCTGCCGACCCGCAGCACCGGCGAGGGCAGCATCCAGTGCTCCCGCGGTTCGGGCGGTCCCGGCAAAGCGGCGTGTGGTTGTTCCCGCGCCTCCGTATCCACTTCGCACATAGTGCCCCAGGCCGCGGCGCATGTCGCTGCGGTCTCCAGTGCGGGCAAATGAGCCTAGGCTCCTCCGCGCGCCTCCGAAGCGCGCGGGTGGTGCGATTGGTGCCGGCCCTGGTGGTGGCGCCGGCGCATCGGGCGAGACGGCCTGATCCCCATTTCCGTCTTCTGGCACGTCCGGCACCCACGGCGGCACCATGGGGACACCAGGCCCCGGTCCCACGCTAGACTGAGACGTTCCCACGCTCCCTCCATCGCTTTATTGCGTTTCTCACGGGCTTGTCCACGCCGCCCTGCTCCCACTTGGCGAATACGTCCCCGGCCCAGGGCTGGTCGCTGATTTTCGGCACGATGTTGGGCTGGATCTGCTGCGCCGGACGCTCGCGAAGGAACGCCGCCAGACGAGCTCCCTGAGCGGGATCCGCTGCCGCGAGAACCAAGCACGCCTCCATGATCGGTGGCACGCCCCACTCCTGCTCTTGTCGTGCGCGCTCCAAGAGGCGGTCCATCAGGATCGTAGACTCCGTGCGCGGCAGGTCGGTCAACCGGCTCTTCAGGCCATCGGCCATCTCCGGGTGCTGCAGGAGCGCCGATAGAAGATCGGCAGCCTCTGAGGAGAGCCGATCCTCGGGGGTGACGAGCGGTGCATGCTCCCGGCTCACATAGAGCGCGCCGCGGAGATCCTTGTCCGCGAGGGTCGGCGGCAGGGTGAGCCACTCGCGGACGAACGGGTCGTCCCAGGGCACGTCAAGTGCGAGATCCTGGCCTGCGCTGGCCTTCTCTTCCCACTCCGCGAGGAAGGAGGGCTTGCCCGATTCGCTCGCGCTGACGGCCGTCATCAACGCCGCGTATGCCTTCGGATTCCCCAGGCGCTCGAATAACAGCAGCTTCGCCAGAACCGCCTCATCGACTCCCACACCCTGAGCATTCGAGATCGTCATGCGAATGGATAAGGCGTTCAGGAACCGCTTGATCAGGCGCGGATTTCCCGAAATGCCGGATGCGGTCGTCATGAGCGGAGCAAGTCGGTCGGCGGCATCAAGCTTCCCTACGAGCTCAGCTGGGATCTCATCGTGCAGTGACTCCACGAAGGCACGATCAACCCGCTTCCCCTGCCAGGTTTGGCGCAGCTGGGCGCAGACCCCGGCACGGATTTTCTCCCTGATTTCTCCGCCAAGATCGCTGTTGTCGACAAAGAGCAGCATCATGTATGCACGAACCTCCTGCGTCCCGAGCGGAGGTACACGGATCGGCACCTGAATCAGCTTATCGAAGTAGTTGGTCACGAGCAGATCGTCGTCGACCCCTTCGAAGTGCTTCCGCACCGCGTGTTTGATCATGTCGTTGTCGGCGGCGATCACGAACGCGGTATTCTCCAAGAACAGGAACAGTCGGATCGCCTCGAGGGTCGAGATCGTTGTTTCGGGTAGACAGCGATCCAAGTCGTCGATCAGCACGACGAGAGTGACGCCGAGCTCCTTCAAAGTCTGCTCGAAGGCGTCCCTCAATGCCTGGATCTCTTTTGGTGGAGAGCTCTCGCTTCTCGGGTTCAGAAGCCCGGCTGCGGCGCTCGTAGCTTCCCCCGTCTGCCGCTGCGCATCTTGGATCAGCCCCTGATCGACACCACCAGAGAGCGCTCTCTGCCCCAGGGCCCACATCTCACCGAACAGACCGATCGGAGGAAGTCCGAGTGCGAGCGAGACCCCGGTGCCAGCGAGTAGCTTAGCGGCTCGCACCCACTTCACCCGCTTCACGAGGTCCTTAGCCTGGTCAATCGCCGTTTCTCGCTCTTCGGCCTCCGCCGCGAGCTTCCCAGCGATCACGTCCATCAATGCGGCCCGAGCATCATCATAACCCTGGTACAGCCACGCGTTGAACTCGACGAAGACGAACTCGTGCTCACCCTTCTGGCGCGGTCGCCGCGCGAGCGACGCCCGTGTGAGCTTGATCATCGAAGACTTCCCGATACCCCACGCTCCAGAAACGCCGATCGAGATCGGACGTCCCCGTGCCTGAACGATGATCTCAGCGACTGTGTCCGCAACGCCCGAGAAGTTCAGGAAGTCGCGCTCCGTTTCATTATCGGGCCACATGGAAAAGCAGGGAACATGTCTGGAAGGGGCCGTCAGGCAGGACAAACCAATCTACGATTTTGATGAGAAGCAGCAACCCTATTCGGGTCGGCCCGACAAACTAGCTTCAGGATGTGTTTATCCAAGGGCTGATTCGCCCAGATCACCCGAGCAATCCCCAGTACGGCACTTTCGGATTGAATCTCCAGCCCCTGTCAGAATTCGCAACCCTCTACAGCACAGTTGCGCTCCTGGGAGACTTCTTCCAAGCCCGTAATTCAGCGTGCCATCCGTTGACCGCAGAGGATTTGGGCTGACGGAGCAGCGCCGTCGTGCAGGCGTTACCCACGCGAGGAGTAGACGGTAACTGCAACATAAGTGCGGTTATCCCGCGTTCGACTGTACGGTGATGGTGTCGACCTGACAGTCGCCTCCGCCGGGAGTCGGTTAATGCAGCGTCGGACTGCACCTCCAACAGGAAGCGTCCTGACGACCTCACCTGAAGCAGAACGCGCAGTCGCGACACTAGCGGCGTGCCCGGGACTCACCGCGAGCGCCCGAGAATCCCGCAAATCATCTCCGCCGGCGTACGTCAGCTCGGATCGCCTGCGCACGCCGATCGCCAGCGCTCCAGGTACCGGCGAACGCCCGGCTCCGTCGTGAGCGAGATGGCCTTCTCGAAGGCCTGCCCCGCCTCCTCCATCCGGCCGGCCGCCGCGAGCAGGTGTGCCCGCGTCGCCCAGGCAGGTTGGGAGCGCTGGACCCCCGCGTCCGGGATGCCGTCGAGCGCGGCCAACCCGGCCGCCGGCCCTCCGGTTCGGCCGACCGTCGCCGCCAGGGCGACCCTCGCCCCCAGCGTCGGTGCGGTCGAGACCAGCGCCGCGTACAGCCGGCGCAGCGCGGCCCAGTCGGTGGCGCCCGAGACCGCCCGGGCGCAGTGGACCGACTGGATGGCCGCTTCGAGCTGGAACCGGCCGATGCGGCCCAGCGCCCGGGCGCGGCGCAGGTACTGCTCCCCCCGGGCAATCAGCCCCCGGTCCCAGCGGGCGGTGTCCTGCTCCTCGAGGGGAACGAACTCCTCGGCCGAGCCGCGGGCCTCCGCCCGCGCGAGCGACAGGGAGAGGAGCGCGGCGAGGCCGAGCGCCTCCGGCTCGCCCGGGAGCAGTTCGGCGAGGGTGCCCGCCAGGAAGTGCGCCTCGCCGGCGAGCGAGTCGCGCGTGGTGGTGCCCGAGACGAGCCGCCAGTCGATCGCGTACGCGCCGTAGATCGCCTCGAGCACTGCATTGAGGCGCGGCGCCATCCGGGTCCGGTCGGGGACGACGAAGGGGATGCGCGTCTCCCGAATGCGGCGCTTGGCGCGCACGAGCCGCTGGGCCATGGCCGACGCCGACACGGCAAATGCTTCCGCGATCTGCTGCGCCTCGAAGCCCAGCACGGTCTGCAGCATGAGCGGCGCGCGCACGGCGGGGTCGATCGCCGGGTGCGCGCAGACGAAGAGCAGCGCCAGGCGCCGGTCGGGGATGGCCTCCGGGTCGAGATCCTGCAGCATCGAATCCACCGCTCCGGCCTCGTCGCCGCGCAGGGCCGTCTCGGTGCGCCGGGCGGCAGACCGGAAGACGTCGCGGCGGCGGTTGCGGGCGACTGTCAGCAGCCAGGCCTCGGGGTTTCCGGGAATCCCGGACTCCGGCCAGGTGCGGAGCGCCAGCGCGAAGGCTTCCGCCAGGCAGTCCTCGGCCAGCTCCAGGTCGCCGCCCGGCGCCGCCAGGATCGCGAGCAGGCGCCCGTAGGAGGAACGGGCCACCTGCTCGGCTCGCGCCCACGCCGGCGCCACTCCACCGGCGTGGGTCTCGCCGCCTGCCGGGGTCACCCCGCGGGGATCCACCGACCGTCTGTGAAGCGGACGGCCGAGGGGCGGACCTCCACCGTGCCCCACTCCACCGCCGGGCACTTCTCCGCCCAGGCGAGCGCCGCGTCCAGGTCGGGCACGTCGATCACGAAGGTGCCGCCGAGCTGCTCCTTCGTATCGGCAAAGGGTCCGTCCTGCACGCGAAGGCCGCCGTCCCGGAGCGCCACCGTCGTCGTGTGCGTGGACGGCTGCAGGACCTCGGCCGAGACGAGCACGCCGGCCTCGTCGATCGTCGCGGCGTAGGCGTGGAAGGCGGCCTGTCCGGCCTCCATCGCCTCCTGCCCGAGGTCCTCTGCGGTCATCTCGGGATAGTGGAGGAGGAGCGTGTAGCGCATGAGACGTCCTTTCGGAAAGGGTTGGCTCGATGGTGGAACGTCCACATGACGAATTGGTGGCCGGCTGATCGACACGTCTCCGCCGGTCCGGGAGCTTCGATCCCGCCCCGCCCGGTCCGGTAGCGCCCGGCACAGACATCTTACGCTGCATCTCTCCCGCGGGGCAGGGCGGCGTCCGCGTCCGCCTGGCCGGCACGAGCCCGGCCGGCGCGCGATCTGGTCCTCTCTTGACGATGTCCTGTGCGGGGGTATATTCACCCATGAGGGTGAATGTCGTCCGCTCGTGCGAGGGAGGTGTGTTGTGGCTGATAGGTCCGGCCTCGATCAGACGCTGGCCGCGCTGGCCGACCCGACGCGCCGGGAGATCCTGACCCGCCTTTCGCGCGGTCCGGCGCGGGTGACGGAGCTGGCGGCGCCCTTCGACATCTCGCTGAACTCGGTTTCCAAGCACATCCGTATCCTGGAGCGTGCCCAGCTGGTGCGCCGCCGCAGGCAGGGCCGCGAGCACATCCTCTCCCTGGACCCCGCCCCGCTGGACGAGGCCGCCGAGTGGATCGACCGGCAGCGCGCCTTCTGGACGGCTCGGCTGGACGCGCTGGAGGCGGCGCTCCGGGCCGAGGACGGCGAACCCACCCACCCTCAACGGAGGAAGCGACGCGGATGAGGCACGACAACGAGGCGCTCGGCACCAGCCCCGCGCTGGGCGAGGTGCGGATCGAGCGCTGGCTGCCGGGGCCGGTGGAGCGGATCTGGGCCTACCTGACGGACTCGGAGAAGCGGGGCCTCTGGCTGGCGCCGGGTGAGATGGAGCTGCGGCCGGGCGGCCGGGTGGAGCACCGCTTCCGCCACGCCGACCTGTCGCACGAGACGAAGCCGCCGGCGAAGTACGGCGCCTACGAGGACGGGCACGTCATGCACGGGACCGTCCTCGCCTGCGAGCCGCCCCGCCTGCTGCGCTACACCTGGGGCGACGGGGAGGAGCACTCGGAGGTCACCTTCGAGCTCTTCCCGACCGGGGGCGGGGAGGTGAGGCTGGTCGTCACCCAGCGGCGCCTCCGCAGCCGGGAGGGGATGACCAGCGTCGCAGCCGGGTGGCACACCCACCTGGGCATCCTCCTCGATCGGCTGGAGGGGCGGGAGCCGCGCGGCTTCTGGTCGACCCACGGGCGGCTCGAGGCCGAGTACGCCGAGCGCTTCGCGGCCGCCCCGGCTGCCGGCGGCTCCGCAGCCCGCTGAACCCGATGACCGGTGGAACGATGCAGCTCGATTCTCAGCCCGTGGTCAGAGCCGGGATGCTGATCCGCCGCCCCGTCGCCGAGGTCTTCCGGGCGTTCACCGACCCGTCCGTCACGACGAGGTTCTGGTTCACCCGGAGCAGCGGACCGCTGGAGCCGGGCGGCAGGGCGCGATGGACGTGGGAGATGTACGGCGCGTCGACCGACGTGACGGTGCTGGAGCTGGACCCGGACGAGCGCATCCTGATCGAGTGGGACGAGCCGCCGACCCGCGTCGAGTGGGTGTTCACCGCCCGGCCGGACGGGACCACCTACGTCAGCATCACGAACTCCGGGTTCGCGGGCGGGGGTGACGAGGTGGTCCGTCAGGCGCTGGACTCGATGGGCGGGTTCTCCTTCGTCCTCGCCGCGCTGAAGGCGCTGCTCGAACACGGCGTCGAGCTGAAGCTGGTCGCCGACCACTACCCGGACGCTCACGTCCGCACACCTTCCCACCCCTGAGGAGCCCGATGAGCAATCCGCGTCCGCAGGTTACCCCGTTCCTGATGTTCGAGGGCCGCGCCGAGGAGGCCATGACCTTCTATCTCTCCCTCTTCGACGGCGCGGTCGAGTCGATCGAGCGCTACGGTCCGGAGGGGCCGGGGCCGGAGGGGTCGGTGCTGGTCGCCGCCTTCACCCTCGCCGGACAGCGGTTCCTCTGCATCGACAGCTGGGTGAAGCACGCCTTCACCTTCACGCCGTCGGTCTCGCTCCACGTGGTCTGCGCGAGCGAGGCGGAGATCGACGAGCGCTTCGCGCGGCTCTCCGAGGACGGCGCGGTACTGATGCCGCTGGGGGAGTACCCGTTCAGCCCCCGGTATGGATGGCTGCAGGACCGCTTCGGCGTCTCCTGGCAGCTCACCCTGCCGCCCGCATAAGTACTCACCATCCCGGGAGTGGTCCGCCGGTGGGGCGTCGGCGGCGCAGCCTGGCGGCATGCGGCAGGATGAAGAGGTACAGGCCGGTGAGGAGGAGCAGGGCCAGGGGGAGCAGCGGATGCGGCGCGTCCGCAGAGTCGGTACTCCGAGGTGCTCGGCCTCGACCGGAATGCCTCTCCGTCCACGAGGGCCGTCGGCTCGATCACCGGGCGGGCTGCCCGGTCACCCCGGGCGGGCTGCCCGGTCACCCCGGGCGGGCGTACGGGATGTGGAGTAAGCCCGCCGCCTTCCGCTTCGTAGCCTCGCCGCGCCGGTCGTACCCCTGCGTGGTGTTCACGCTCGCATGACCCATCAGCTTCTGCACGGTGCTGATGTCCGCGCCCGCATCCAGCAGGTCGCCGGCGAAGGTGCGCCGCAGGTCATGCGGGGAGAAGGGCGGGACGCCGGCCTCCGTCGCGCGCCGCTGGAGCATGTCGTAGACGGATTGCTCCCGCAGGGCACGCATCTGGATCTTCCCGCTCCGGTGGATCGGCGCGAACAACGACCCGGGCTCCGGCCCGCGCACCGCGATCCACACCTCCACGGCCGTGCACCCCATCCCCTGCACGTACGTGATCCGGTCCTTGTTCCCCTTGCCTGACCTAACGCGCACGGCCCCGGTCTCCATTTCGTAATCACTAACATCCATCTGCACCAACTCGGCCCGCCGAACGCCCGCCCCATACAGCACCGCGAGCATCGCGG
This genomic interval carries:
- a CDS encoding DUF6596 domain-containing protein; the protein is MARSSYGRLLAILAAPGGDLELAEDCLAEAFALALRTWPESGIPGNPEAWLLTVARNRRRDVFRSAARRTETALRGDEAGAVDSMLQDLDPEAIPDRRLALLFVCAHPAIDPAVRAPLMLQTVLGFEAQQIAEAFAVSASAMAQRLVRAKRRIRETRIPFVVPDRTRMAPRLNAVLEAIYGAYAIDWRLVSGTTTRDSLAGEAHFLAGTLAELLPGEPEALGLAALLSLSLARAEARGSAEEFVPLEEQDTARWDRGLIARGEQYLRRARALGRIGRFQLEAAIQSVHCARAVSGATDWAALRRLYAALVSTAPTLGARVALAATVGRTGGPAAGLAALDGIPDAGVQRSQPAWATRAHLLAAAGRMEEAGQAFEKAISLTTEPGVRRYLERWRSACAGDPS
- a CDS encoding YciI family protein, which encodes MRYTLLLHYPEMTAEDLGQEAMEAGQAAFHAYAATIDEAGVLVSAEVLQPSTHTTTVALRDGGLRVQDGPFADTKEQLGGTFVIDVPDLDAALAWAEKCPAVEWGTVEVRPSAVRFTDGRWIPAG
- a CDS encoding P-loop NTPase fold protein, with product MWPDNETERDFLNFSGVADTVAEIIVQARGRPISIGVSGAWGIGKSSMIKLTRASLARRPRQKGEHEFVFVEFNAWLYQGYDDARAALMDVIAGKLAAEAEERETAIDQAKDLVKRVKWVRAAKLLAGTGVSLALGLPPIGLFGEMWALGQRALSGGVDQGLIQDAQRQTGEATSAAAGLLNPRSESSPPKEIQALRDAFEQTLKELGVTLVVLIDDLDRCLPETTISTLEAIRLFLFLENTAFVIAADNDMIKHAVRKHFEGVDDDLLVTNYFDKLIQVPIRVPPLGTQEVRAYMMLLFVDNSDLGGEIREKIRAGVCAQLRQTWQGKRVDRAFVESLHDEIPAELVGKLDAADRLAPLMTTASGISGNPRLIKRFLNALSIRMTISNAQGVGVDEAVLAKLLLFERLGNPKAYAALMTAVSASESGKPSFLAEWEEKASAGQDLALDVPWDDPFVREWLTLPPTLADKDLRGALYVSREHAPLVTPEDRLSSEAADLLSALLQHPEMADGLKSRLTDLPRTESTILMDRLLERARQEQEWGVPPIMEACLVLAAADPAQGARLAAFLRERPAQQIQPNIVPKISDQPWAGDVFAKWEQGGVDKPVRNAIKRWRERGNVSV
- a CDS encoding SRPBCC family protein, yielding MRHDNEALGTSPALGEVRIERWLPGPVERIWAYLTDSEKRGLWLAPGEMELRPGGRVEHRFRHADLSHETKPPAKYGAYEDGHVMHGTVLACEPPRLLRYTWGDGEEHSEVTFELFPTGGGEVRLVVTQRRLRSREGMTSVAAGWHTHLGILLDRLEGREPRGFWSTHGRLEAEYAERFAAAPAAGGSAAR
- a CDS encoding SRPBCC family protein, producing MQLDSQPVVRAGMLIRRPVAEVFRAFTDPSVTTRFWFTRSSGPLEPGGRARWTWEMYGASTDVTVLELDPDERILIEWDEPPTRVEWVFTARPDGTTYVSITNSGFAGGGDEVVRQALDSMGGFSFVLAALKALLEHGVELKLVADHYPDAHVRTPSHP
- a CDS encoding metalloregulator ArsR/SmtB family transcription factor, which codes for MADRSGLDQTLAALADPTRREILTRLSRGPARVTELAAPFDISLNSVSKHIRILERAQLVRRRRQGREHILSLDPAPLDEAAEWIDRQRAFWTARLDALEAALRAEDGEPTHPQRRKRRG
- a CDS encoding VOC family protein — encoded protein: MSNPRPQVTPFLMFEGRAEEAMTFYLSLFDGAVESIERYGPEGPGPEGSVLVAAFTLAGQRFLCIDSWVKHAFTFTPSVSLHVVCASEAEIDERFARLSEDGAVLMPLGEYPFSPRYGWLQDRFGVSWQLTLPPA
- a CDS encoding tyrosine-type recombinase/integrase, which translates into the protein MTITPVELPAGALIRIAPVEIAVVQAPDADPVSVYLAQLAPTSRRAVRHDLDVIAGMLSGEEADAQGIPWHLLRYPNTAAIRQQLAERYAPTTANRMLSSLRGVLREAWNLELVSAEDFHRAVSIRAVKGSRLPAGRALTAGEIRALFTTCAEDPRPAGVRDAAMLAVLYGAGVRRAELVQMDVSDYEMETGAVRVRSGKGNKDRITYVQGMGCTAVEVWIAVRGPEPGSLFAPIHRSGKIQMRALREQSVYDMLQRRATEAGVPPFSPHDLRRTFAGDLLDAGADISTVQKLMGHASVNTTQGYDRRGEATKRKAAGLLHIPYARPG